The genomic segment CAGCAGGTGGAACGTTTCTCCTTCCAGCAGCACCCGGAACCGGCAATGCCCAACCCATCCTCCTGACCACACAGGTACACAAAACAAACGACTTTCTATTTCCTACTGACTGCGTTCGATTTATTGATCTGAAATGAGGTCACTGTGAGGTCATGTGTTCTCAGGGCTTCCCGGTGATGAACTCTGCACTCCTCTGCTGCTTAACTGCAGGGTCAGACAGTGCACCGCTCACACTGATCCAGTGTAAGTTACCCGACGGTCGCACCCATTAATTGATCAGGAAACCTGATCAAATCATTGATCCCAGCTGGTGTGTTTTCTCCACAGCGCCATCACTTGGTCAGCTGGTCCGGCCTAGTGTGGGTGGTGTCCAACGTCCTCCCCAGGGTCAGAACATCCAGACCCGACCGACTGCCATGCAGCTGCCCGCTACGTTGACCATCCGAACTGGCACGACAGGACCTGGTCAGAGTGCTGCAGTCTGAGGGGCAGGGCTCAGGCAGCCACTCACACTGACTCACTGACTGATGTTCTTGTTTACAGTTAACCTCCAGGTGGACGCAGGTGGCAAAACCAGCACCCTGAAGCTCGCAGGTGCCCCCACCCTCCCCTCTGGTTCTGCCAATGGAGTCACCAGAGTCACCACGTTCAGCAGCGGTACCACTGATCAATACACCAATACTTTGATTACAGAACATCTCAGACTGAGTTCTACTGTCTCTTCTGATGGAACcaattcagttccagatatccaaagttgtttaaatccaTCCACTGGACTTtgagaaagttccttgaaaacGTTTCAGATGATGTCTGATATCGTCTGACATCACATGATGTCTGAGACATCATCTTTCGCcgatttacaatcaggtcctttcaaaactccccaaaaaaACTACTCAGCAGAATGACTCGTGAGGTGGCTCATGCTAATGAACACCATTAGCATACGAGGGCTCGGTGAAACTCGCATTTTAATGAACCCCATTGCACTCCCTGACTCCGGCGACCATCGTTGAGGAGCCAGATGGGTCTTGCCAATGGTCATTGGAATATGAATAGCACTGaccacacctcacagaggttatAAGCTGAGGGAACTCCAACCACCaacagaactgaagaagcctcttggatgagaggtgaaacattttcagggaactttcttaaagtccggtggattgatttaaacaactttggataaccatgacctggatgaatgagaactaCACAGACTTCAGTCCCAGTTTAATACCATGAGCTGATCATCAAATACTCACTGATATTGCAGAGGTCCACTAGTGATATTTTTCATAACTACGTGTCACAATAATTCAaactaaacacacaaaatactttCAGTGTttccctgggttgaaatggctgtgaggcggTGGGTGTAGGCAGGGCCAACGGGGGGGACCTGCAGGTTCATGAGTTCATGTGTTTCAGACAAACTGATGGAGTCTGAGGAGAAAATCATGAATCTGTTGACTGAAACATCAGCTCAGAACAACTGAACACTGTGATCAATAAATGTTATTGATTAATCCATTATTGATTgaagttgttgctgttttggaaAATCACAATTAATCAACATCCACAACTTCGCACCACAAAACTGTGTGAAGAACAAACAGGGATCTGTTTAAAAGCAGCTTGATTGGAATCACAACAAACCCAGATCAAAAGTGTGACTGCATTAAGTTTCTCTGTACCTGGTCTCTCAGCTCCTGGCTCCACCCCCTCCGTCATCATGACGCCCACTGTGACCTTAGCACCGACCTCCAACTCCCGAGGGTGGTGATGAGCGTTGAGGAGTTCTACTACGGAACCTACAAAGGCGACCTGAGTCTGAGGAAGCCACTCCCACTGGGCATCAAAGCCTCCACCTTCACCTGCCAGATCTGCATGCACCTGGCAGAGAACAACCTGAGGTGTGGCCACCGAGCACCTGAACATTTGGACACACTTGAATACACCTGGACTGCTGGATGAAGGTGTTGTCTGtgttgacctgttgtgtgtgtgtgtgtggtgtgtcaTGTAGGTTGATGCAGCACATGCTGCAGCACTCAGAGCTGCTTAGTGAGGAGGAGACGATGAGAGGAAGTGCTGCAGGTACTGTTACCGACAGTTCTCATCTCCAGCTCAACTGCAGAGCCACCAGGAGCAGGTGCATGGCCCCACCTCTCCTCCTGTAAGAACCACACCTGCCTCACACACCTGAGAAACGCATCACAAGAGAGTGTTGTGGACTTGTTGGTCCTGAACTCTGACTGTTTGGTCTCAGTTTGACATTTATCTTTTCAAGATCTGACCTGCTCTCACCTATCTCTCTTTCTAGGTATGTGTCGTATTTGTGAATGGGCGTTGAGAACGAGCCGGCTTCTTGAACCACATGAAGTCAAACCACAAACCGGGTGAGATGCCGTACGTCTGCCAGGTGAGTCCTGACCTCTGGCTTCTGTTGGTGCTCGTTCTCAGGTGTCAGTCTTAACTCAGGTGTGACAACGTTTCTTGCAGGTGTGTTCGTATCGCTCGTCCTCTACTCAGATGTCCTGCAGCACTGTCGGCCAGATTCCACAGAGAGTCTCGcttcctgctgtgtgtgtttctgtctgaagGTGACCAGAAACCCAATCAGCTACCAAGAGCACCTGCTCCGACACCAGGTAATCACCTGTTCAGACACCAGGTAATTATTTGTTGCTTGGTTGAATTGTTTTCCATTACAATACTTTAATAgattaaaaacatattaattgaTGAGACAGAACATGAGACCCTGCCTGCAGACCAGCTGTAACACCTGTTTGTTtcagcaggtggagcctcttaacTGTGTAATGAGATGGAGTTACAGTCAGAATGACCAaaatcagagacagaaaacattcctttgattattgtttttacaaaaatgtgaaaacctgGAACATGTCCagaacaaaaaatgttgttctcCACAAGCTATAGATAACTATTTAACTATTTCCCCGTTTCCAGCCTCTACAAACTTTCTCTAAATTCTTTATGATTTTGCATCTActggatgtttatttttatctatttgtttatttttaatataaagtacATTTGAAACCtgaaatttaatttacaatTGATTAAcctttttctttactttaacTGTTCTTTCAAATTCTTTATGTAACTGAGCTGATTTTATAGCCAATATTAAGTGTCAGTGACAGTAtttaattgattattgatttGAAAACATGGTCGACTATCTGCTAAGGAACCTGTTTATTAATTACATCTGTGGTTGAACACTTGGACAGTAATTCTTTGGTTTTAATTCTGTCCTCTGTGTCTCAGATAAACCAGGCCTTCCACTGCAACCGCTGTCGGCTTCAGTTCATCTTCCTGAAGGACAAAATGCAGCATAAACTGGAGAACCATCGCCAGGCTTCCGCCGACCTGCTCGGTTGGAGGGACTGCCGCCAGGGTCAAAGGTCAGGCCCTGCCTCTCCTCCACCTATTACAGGTGTCAATGCTTTAGCCACAACATCGTAATTATGGGTCCGTGTGTCTCCAGGTGACCATCCGGACATATGGGAAGATCCGGCCGATGATGACATCAGCAGGGAGCCGCCTCCTCCAGAGCCCCGTCTCCATCATCTCAGCCAATCAACATCAAGACAGAGGTTGCAGAGGTCGCCAATCCAGAGGAGCAACGTGATCTCCAATCACCACGATCCCCAACCAAGAGACCAATCAGCCGCAGCCGAGTCCACAGGTAAGTCCAGGTCACAGGTTGAAAACTGTGATGTTTGTCCAATAGGTGGCACCAGATGACAGATCATGTTGTGATCTAAATCTGAaggattttctttctgttctacTGTTTGATGTTCCACTGTCATGCATTCCACTTTCAAGTGTTCTTTTCAACTGTCAAATGTTCTGTTCTACTGTCAATCTTTTGTTTTGATGTCAGGTGTTCTCCTCTCAGGTGTTCTACAATCAGGTGTTCTTTTCAACTTTAAGATGCTCTGTTCTACTGTTAGTGTTCTTCTCTTCTGCCAGATGTTCTCATGTCAGGTGTTCTACTGTCAGGCATTGTTCTGTCAGGTGTTTTGTTCTACTGTTGGATGTTCTGCGATCAGGTGTTTCTACTGTCAGGTGTTCTTATGTGGGAACCGTTCCTCCCCTGCCAGGTCAGGTGATTCAGACAGTTGGTGTGCTTGGAGTGTGGAACCGAGGCATCGGACTTCTCAGCCACTACCCGACCCACGTCCACTGCCTGCTGTGTCCTTacagcagctgctgctccagAGCCTACGCTGCCCACATGATCAAGTTAAGAACCGATCAGCATCATTGACCACTGATTGATTAGATCTCAGACAGGTTCAGCTGATCGATCCATGTCTGAcgttctgtgattgcagccaccACATTCGACGATCCAAAGACAAAGTCCTGCCCCTGCACAAACTGCCCCTCCCTGGTGAGACCCAATTAgcattattgatctgttcagtTTTAGTCTATCTTGTCTGTCGCCTCCCCTGAGGTTGTGTCTCTTCATGCTGTTGTGTCTCTTCATGCTGTTGTGTCTCTTCATGCTGCTGTGTCTCTTCATGCTGCTGTGTCTCTTCATGCTGCTGTGTCTTTCATTGCTGCTGTGTCTCTTTATGCTGTTGTCTCTTCATGCTGTTGTGTCTCTTCATGCTGTTGTGTATCTCTTAGGGATGTGCGGACGAGTCGTTTAATCGGTTAATTGTCGACTCATTTATGAAAAcggttagtattttactagtcggttaaacgctagtgtgcccccccccctccccctccccctcccagcCACGCTTCGCGGCCCCGGGTCCCGACCGTGCGCaccatgcagctctacgctcggcCGTGCGCCGCAcactcgtcccgtctgggctacctggttgatcctgccagtaagcatatgcttgtctcttttttcaaccccgctatccccctcatcattagcggtgtttttgaccactccagctacaccaccacgtcccttcctgccaccccgaagcaaagcatcggctccactatgtgctgcttggactgtcatggcgcaccgacccgctgccgttacgcacagacgcagcggcactttctgtctcagtggacgactgaacatcttcatcagagggtgaatattcctcttcagaatatgagtaagccaatacttgacaaagtactttgtcagcgttgaccagacctctcggtacggtgagttttctcactctaaaatgtgccgtcttgcgctctgatacgctcgacagtgagtctcgtctcctcggttttcaaactctgtaaactccaaaactttgcatgaaaacacgcccacaactgatgctcagattgaagttccagatgtccgccatctcctggtgtacagtacatgaggcacatgaggccagtatatttgaagctatggcttgttatgtcagcaatgttgcttgtggcaatattgcgactttggcgcttaaagggttaaattgcaagttcaatacaaatttccgaaccgactagtcgttaattttattggcgactagtcggttcggaaattagtcgaaatccCATCCCTAGTATCTCTTCATGCTGTTGTCTCTTTATGCTGTTGTCTCTCTTTATGTGTTGTCTCTTCATGCTGTTGTCTCTCTTTATGCTGTTGTCTCTTTATGCTGTTGTCTCTTCATGCTTGTTGTCTCTTTATGCTGTTGTCTCTTCATGCTGTTGTCTCTTTATGCTGTGTCTCTTCATGCTGTTGTCTCTCTTTATGCGTTGTCTCTCTTCATGCTGTTGTCTCTCTTTATGCTGTTGTCTCTCTTTATGCTGTTGTCTCTTTTATGCTTGTCTCTCTTCATGCTGTGTCTCTCTTCATGCTGTTGTCTCTCTTCATGCTGTTGTCTCTCTTCATGCTGTTGTCTCTCTTCATGCTGTTGTCTCTCTTCATGCTGCCTTGTCTCTCTTCATGCTGCCTTGTCTCTCTTCATGCTGCCGTTGTCTCTCTTCATGCTGCCTGTCTCTTTCATGGCCTGTCTCTCTTCTCTTCATGCTGCTTGTCTCTCTTCATGTGCCGTGTCTCTCTTCATGCTGCCGTGTCTCTTTATGCTATGGCTCTCTTCATGCTGTTGTCTCTCTTTATGTTGTTGTGCTTCTGCAGTGTGTTCCTGCCTGCGGTGTTCTCAGTGTGACTTCAGGCCTCAGACTGCTGATCAGATGGCCGATCACCTGCTAGTAAACCCGGATCACGACAGCGCCACCTGCTACCCACGGAGTAAGACTGCACCACAACACCCACACAACTAtgacacaataacacacatacACCTGAGCGGTCAGAGGTGATTTATCAACCTGACGTTCTCTTGGTCAGTCTGAGTCAAATCAGACAGAATCGGGAAACCTATTCCTCCACCGTCTCGGATTCTCTTTCCTTATTTGTGATTTGGAACCCAACTAAGTTCTCTAAAATATTTGGTTTGAAGTTTGAGAGTTTCAAGTTGTCAGATCTGTGCTTTCAGTGTTTTCCCATCAGAAATTGGTGTTCATAGGGGTCCAGATGTTAGTGTTATGTGCAGAGTTACAAGCTGCTTCATGTTGTCTTAGTGTGAAATTTAGCAACATATGAGGCTGATTTTGCCCTACTTCAACATATAAACACCTTCAGGTTTCAAGTCAAAATATGCTacaactggaaccttgtcttgtcaaactttccacacatcagattctatcgatgttagagcctcaaaagttggtgaaatgtcgaccaaagactgtatttttgtgGAAATATGGATCCTTTCAGACATACACATTTGCATCAGGCACAAGACCAGTAAAGTCTGAACATTTTGCACTTCATTCCATTTTCAagatcaaataattaaaaatgtgttctcTGCTGGATCAATTCAGTTATTCTGAGCTGACGAAACTACTCTGTCTGTTCTCACAagactgtttgttttatttctggagatactgaaccCTAAAAATTGCTTCACAGTTCTCTTTGTTTTgatgaaaatgcagaaattcTCAGGTCTGAAAACTCATGAAATTTTCTATATATCTTATCCAACCAACTTTGGATCCGAAATACCAAATCAGTAAATATAACATTTTCCTGGATTCTGCCTGATCTGACTTAGCTGCCTGATGTCCCAGACATTTCCTGGTGGAGTCTAGAACAGTTTCTCCTCTGACAGCGTCAAGCTGTGCagccaaaataaacacaagcgACCAGAAGAAAGGGTCAGAGAAGGAGtaaacagcagaacaatgtgtTTATACGAAGGGGAAGTTTAACTCCGATTAACCACAAtctgaaccctctgaactcacCTGCTTCCTGAGGGGAGTTGTCTCTTCTTGGTCAGTTTTCATCTCCCCTCTGTCGTTTTGTATCATGTTTGGTGAGTTGTATCTTACTTTTGTTTGTCTCCAATATACTACAGAATATTTTACGTTTTACAACCTTTACAAACTTAATCTTTCTACTCTGCACATCAGCTGCAGAAAGATGTTTTACCATTCTGAATGTACGCtcctggtcaaaagttttagaatgccctaatttttccagtttttaaatgaaattcaagtgttTGAGCCCAAATGAAATAGCTTGAAATAGTACATAGGTAAGTcatgaactgccagaggttaaaaaaggtaaggttgcccaaaactgaaaataatgtacattCAGAAGTACACAAAATACCTTTTTCAGGGACCAAGAAATGGATTAACAAcataaagctgttctgcagcaatggaggttgatcaagccttgaaagttggcgTTTCCAAATCCTACAGtagtcccaacttttcttgattacttacaaccccctctgtctgcattaaAGTAGTGTTGGAAAACACCGTGGCTCCATACCATTCAGAGAAATATTGACCAGTattgcagaaagtagtgtgttgctatgaaaatggtgaggaaaaggaaattaaaatagaagagagacagaccatcataacacttaaaaatgtagatctttcctacagagaaattgtaaagaaagtcaaggtgtcagtaagtacagttttcttcaccatcaaaaggctcagaaactggaggaaactctgacaggaagaggtctgaagacccaaagtcacaacagaatcagaagacaagtgttgtgagagtcaacagcttggtgataggagctcacaggacaacagcttcaatcaCAGCTTAAAAGTGGTCgagtaagaagtctcagtttcaactgtggagagaagacttggagttgcaggtttgacaggttgAGTTGCTGCAAGAAAGTCATTGCTAAGATGTCACAGTAAGAAAAGAGGCTTGTCTGGAAactgaaacaccaccaatgaaCACTGGAGACTAGAAGAAGGtgttatggactgatgaatccaAATCTAAAATCTTGGTTCATCATCCAGGATTGTTTTTATGCTGTcaagtaggagaaaggatggttcctcagtgtgtgacatcaactgtctaatatggaggagaagtgtgatGGTTTGAGGCTGTTTTGTTGGATTCAGTaggtgacttgtacagagtgagaggaaccctgaaccaaaacgactaccacagcattctgcagtaccctctggtatgttcctattTGTTCAGGggtcatcctacagcaagataatgacccaaaacataagtctatgccagaactacctcaTGGAAAAGATCAAGATggaaagcttgaaaacatggagtggcagcacagtctccagatttaatccccatggagctggtttgggatgaaatggacagaagagtgaaagaaaagcaacctACAAGTTCACACAATTATGGGAAACTCTGCAACAGAGTTtaggaagaactttctgaagaatatttgatttggaaagaatgccatgagtgtgttcagctgttacatctgccaaaggtggcaaTTTTGAGTTAGAATAAATATTTTGATTACATTTGGTTTTTTAAATTGacttttttaacttcatttttatcTGTTATATGCTTTCATTTAATGATACATTAACgtgcataatttccaataaaagcTGGAAAAATTGAGGTGTCTACAACTTATGATTGGTAATATATCTTCTTGTAGAacttcaagaaaaaaacaactgcccAGTTGCCTTTACTGAGCCTTTAGAATgttctgtgaaaacatttttttgacaaaatgtaTAGACGTTTTGAAGACAGACACATGCTTTGTAACtaattttggggttcagagggttaatgttgGTTGATTTTCAGTCCTGTTCATCCTGACAGGAACATTGTCTGCTGTGCTGAGTGCAAATTTTAGTTTGTGCTGAAATCTGAATCTTCCTGAAACACTCACATGTATGATCATCACAATATTTGGCTTTGGTATTGATTTTGTTGAAACGCTGGATTTCAAGTTGTTAAAACCTGtcccttgtttttctttcagcctACACCGAACTGGACATTCAGTCTGCACATGAAGACTGAGTTCTGCAAAAGATAGGAACCCGAGAAGGACCAGACATACTGATGACTCCGGAGTCAGCGGATTGTTGGAAGCGTCAGTAGAGAGCAGCGAATCCTCCATCCTGCCACTTCACAGAACCAGTGGTCCAAACCACTGCTGTCTAGGAACAGCGATGCTCTAGACTTCTTACCTGCTCTTCCCTGCCAGCGCTCATTGAGCTCATCACCAAGGAGACCAACTCCCATGCTAAGACCTGCCAGTTCTTGGACGCCAGCTATTCAGACTGGGTCCCTGTCACCACCCATGAAGTTAAACGCTTCATCGGCCTAGTGATCCTGATGGGGATCCAGAACCTGCCCGACCCCTCGCCACTACTGGTCTTGGAATCACTACGACACAGCTGCACCTTTCTACCGTGCCATGAGCTTCAAGCGCTTCAAGCAGATCGCCACCAACATCCGCATGGGACAGCTTTGCCACCATGTGAATACTGCGGCACGGGCAACACCTGGCGACTCGCTGCCACATCTCAAGGCCAATGCTGAACATCATGATGGAAGCCATGTGGAGCACCTACCAGCCGAACTGCTGCCTGACCATTGACCGAGCGCTGCTGCCCAGCCTGGAGAGGAAGAGTTCCACCTGAAGGGAAACCCAAAAGACGCAGCCTCAGGTGTGGGTTGCTCTGTGAATCCAAGTTGGTTATTGCACCGCTTTTTTATCCAGGTGGGGCAGAAGGTGGGACAGAGGTGGCTTCACAGTGGTGCCAGAGCTGGTGAAGGTCTGGAGGGCAAACACCACCAGCTCTACCTGGCCGTTCGCTCACATCAATCCCGCTCATGCCAGAAGCTCCTAGGTCAAACATTTATGCTTCCAGCTCTTCCCTCCACCTAATCCATCCTTCCCCGAGGCTGTGGGATGAAGGCCAGCTTGAGAAGCCTGAGACTTCCTGCAGAGGCAGTGTGGCCCCTGTTGGTCATCGTTTGGAGGGACACCAAGGAGATGGGCTGTCTTTCAACGAACGCAGCGCCAGGTGACCGACACTGTTTGGAGGCGGTCTCAGACCAAAGTAGGTGGGCTGGACCCATTGACCGCCCAATGGCCTTCCGCCTCCTGCAGGAGAAACATGCGAGGCGTCGACATCTGCAAGCAGCTGCTGGCCTGTAACCCACTGGAGGAATCCACAGGATCGACACTGGCGCAGCCTTCTTCTGTTTCTGGTCAACCTGAGCATCGTCAATGCTTTCATCATGCTGCGGGAGAGCCGCAAGGAAAACCCACCCGCCTGGGTGCAGGACGGTCTTTTCACTCAGGTCAACTTCGCAAGCGTCTGGCAACCAACTTGTCAAGTGCTCCCAGAAATACTTTGAAACCATGGAGATTGCTAGCAACCGCAGCACAAGGACAGAACGTTGGGTGACCCCAgcaaagagagacacagaatggCGAAGTTAGCAGCATCTCAAGAGGTGCAAAGAACTGCAACACGAAGAGCGTCCGTCGCGAGAGTGTGTACGGCTGCATCATCTGCAAGGCCAACCTGTGCAAGCAGCCAAGCTGTTTCTGGGAATTTCACGGCCTGTCACCTCTCAACAAAGGTCAGTGTTTCACACAGTCACTCAAAAGCAACTTGCTTTAATACGGCAATACTTCACACAACTAAAGATGTGTTGATGTTTTCAACAGGACCAACAAAAGTCGGATTTCTCAAGGATAGACTAAGGTAATTGATTACCAGtgatatgttattttttttattttttatgcattgTTTGTAAGAATTAACCTTCGTACAGCAGGTTTGAAGGGTGGGTTCTTTTTATTTCTAACAATTTtaaactttctgatggtccttgaaaTAATCACAGGAATACTAACCAAGTCTGCAGTTAAAAATTGCGactatttcatcaaaattattttattctaggtgacaaattttaaaattcaccaaaatagACTATTTGCTGAATCCAAATTCTGTAAAACCAGAACGTCTTCCCTCGTGGTTCCGACTGATTCTCCATGACTAACTCAAACTGTGAGCTCATTAGAGAGAAAAAGTCTGTTGCTGAAAACATGGAAATGGTtcaatacagggggtcctccaCTTACGTTGGAGTTCCGTTCCTAGAGCCCAATGTAAGTCAATTTTCGACATAAGTCGGAACGCCAGTGAAAATGCAAAGCCGTCTGTCAACATGATATTCATCGATTCTTCGGAAAAGTCATATGAAATTActaatgactttcatgcatgtatgagtaat from the Acanthochromis polyacanthus isolate Apoly-LR-REF ecotype Palm Island chromosome 12, KAUST_Apoly_ChrSc, whole genome shotgun sequence genome contains:
- the pogzb gene encoding LOW QUALITY PROTEIN: pogo transposable element with ZNF domain (The sequence of the model RefSeq protein was modified relative to this genomic sequence to represent the inferred CDS: inserted 11 bases in 8 codons; deleted 4 bases in 3 codons; substituted 4 bases at 4 genomic stop codons), with amino-acid sequence MDTELFMECEEEELEPWQQVDDSVEEDEMDFMDNYGEPVEDSPSPLPASETPPPRDSSTRHPAPTASPPVQIISSSVAPRLPTIITNLHHPPPSCCLLTCCLGFRPSWLHPLRHHDAHCDLSTDLQLPRVVMSVEEFYYGTYKGDLSLRKPLPLGIKASTFTCQICMHLAENNLRCGDDERKCCRYCYRQFSSPAQLQSHQEQVHGPTSPPVRTTPASHKRAGFLNHMKSNHKPGEMPYVCQVCSYRSSXYSDVLQHCRPDSTESLASCCVCFCLKVTRNPISYQEHLLRHQINQAFHCNRCRLQFIFLKDKMQHKLENHRQFRRPARLEGLPPGSKVRPCLSSTYYRCDHPDIWEDPADDDISREPPPPEPRLHHLSQSTSRQRLQRSPIQRSNVISNHHDPQPRDQSAAAESTGQVIQTVGVLGVWNRGIGLLSHYPTHVHCLLCPYSSCCSRAYAAHMINHHIRRSKDKVLPLHKLPLPGETQLALLICSVLVYLVCRLPEQRCSRLLTCSSLPALIELITKETNSHAKTCQFLDASYSDWVPVTTHEVKRFIGLVILMGIQNLPDPSHYWSWNHYDTAAPFYRAMSFKRFKQIATNIRMGQLATMXILRHGQHLATRCHISRPMLNIMMEAMWSTYQPNCCLTIDRALLPSLERKSSTXRETQKTQPQVWVALXIQVGYCTAFLSRWGRRWDRGGFTVVPELXEGLEGKHHQLYLAXSLTSIPLMPEAPRSNIYASSSSLHLIHPSPRLWDEGQLEKPXRLPAEAVWPLLVIVWRDTKEMGCLSTNAAPGXTDTVWRRSQTKVGGLDPLTAQWPSASCRRNMRGVDICKQLLACNPLEEXPQDRHWRSLLLFLVNLSIVNAFIMLRESRKENPPAWVQDGLFTQVXLRKRLATNLSSAPRNTLKPWRLLATAAQGQNVGXPQQRETQNGEVSSISRGAKNCNTKSVRRESVYGCIICKANLCKQPSCFWEFHGLSPLNKGPTKVGFLKDRLSGEVEVDEVDSVDQTMAPVEDLDLSDDEKLDDLDDIEENDAIKEEFIQEERSLESHLPSTTNSHAQPAAILPGSKEREDFLTXRQLRIALFALCDGLRQASRVFSTETQQIRSWLKEARKRLKQTVQEVHSDGEDRMVAWVLSMREQQLPITESNLFHKVSMLKKKGGFGDNFRISYVWAVSFLLQRRLGVRTAGRAASLGRILPSSLDAKVLSFRQFTQKVFRVHRLTESSVASMDELCLFVDVRLAQDKSRCSEALEFTGSSPLVTVYLSALADGTMLPSLVLANQQVALKTPQEFIMVETSPEGLLVEEALDLWTNKVWLQNQSGLAHKSMLVLDRHREHLGDQFLTAVSGSGTLPAVIPGGCSFCLQPLEVCLKPVLQRYLLARWSKFTERNPKELDEILPRQLQANVAQLLVDWVTEALTHLNKLQQLLKKSFDLTELLPRSNDDDKKTKEDEMSQKPEEVQSDLLKALTEILLGGEQEDSPDLLEMEDEEDEEEGQETTEETTEEVQKNKDDGRKEEKEENQTDDRQKMEEERMETEEEGRREDTEQEVQETVKDEEDMRKHSEDKEDKQIVAEDSEEDKKETSARRGEGQGSVIGRRLGNEWEITVQEPKRRHGGGQDRRAGR